In the Hordeum vulgare subsp. vulgare chromosome 7H, MorexV3_pseudomolecules_assembly, whole genome shotgun sequence genome, one interval contains:
- the LOC123413189 gene encoding receptor-like protein 52, with the protein MSSSRPFHLLRIGVLLLLLPCKSSSQPTSGDQDTLLAIKQDWGNPTHLHSWDPVANADHCNWTGVVCSDGERAVTGISLPGLKLSGKVPESLCHLPSLTHLDLSYNNLTGEFPGAQLYDCSQLRFLDLSNNAFHGVLPVDISRLSPAMERLNLSVNYFDGTMPAAVAGLPALRSLVLDNNQFTGAYPAAEISKLAGLEELTLASNPFAPAPAPPEFAKLTNLSYLWMSDMNMTGEIPKAYSSLANLLIIAICDNKLTGEIPAWVWRHPKLESLYLYTNGLTGELPRKITAVNIRELDVSGNKLTGEIPEDIGNLKKLTILFMYSNQLTGSIPSSIAMLPNLRDIRLFENKLSGELPPELGKHSPLGNLEVCNNNLSGPLPEWLCANGKLYDLDVFNNRFSGELPKNLDDCVLLNNLMLHNNCFSGEFPAKIWSLFPKLTTVLIRENNFTGVLPAKIGENISRIDIGNNMFSGSLPTSATGLYEFYAENNLLSGELPSDVSKFPNLRRLLLRGNQLTGFIP; encoded by the coding sequence CCTTCTACGCATCGGCGTCCTCCTACTCCTACTGCCTTGCAAATCAAGCTCGCAGCCCACCTCCGGCGACCAAGATACCCTCCTTGCTATCAAGCAAGACTGGGGAAACCCGACGCATCTCCATTCGTGGGACCCCGTCGCCAACGCCGACCATTGCAACTGGACCGGTGTGGTTTGCAGTGACGGCGAACGCGCCGTCACGGGGATATCCTTGCCGGGGTTGAAGCTTAGCGGCAAGGTGCCAGAGTCTCTGTGCCACCTGCCGAGCCTCACCCACCTCGACCTCTCCTACAACAACCTAACCGGCGAGTTCCCCGGCGCCCAGCTCTATGACTGCTCCCAGCTCCGCTTCCTCGACCTCTCCAACAACGCCTTCCACGGGGTCCTTCCGGTTGACATCAGCCGCCTGTCGCCGGCCATGGAGCGACTCAACCTGTCGGTAAATTACTTTGATGGCACCATGCCGGCCGCGGTGGCCGGGCTTCCGGCGCTGAGGTCGCTGGTTCTTGACAACAACCAGTTCACCGGGGCGTACCCTGCGGCCGAGATAAGCAAGCTCGCCGGGCTCGAGGAGCTCACGCTTGCCTCCAACCCGTTCGCACCGGCGCCTGCGCCGCCAGAGTTTGCCAAGCTGACCAACCTGAGCTACCTATGGATGTCTGACATGAACATGACCGGCGAGATCCCCAAGGCCTATTCGAGCCTAGCTAATCTTTTGATAATTGCCATATGCGACAACAAGCTGACCGGCGAGATCCCTGCGTGGGTCTGGCGGCACCCAAAGCTCGAGTCCTTGTACCTGTACACCAATGGACTCACCGGCGAACTGCCGCGCAAAATCACGGCGGTCAATATCAGAGAGCTTGATGTGTCCGGAAACAagctcacaggagaaataccggaAGACATTGGTAACCTCAAGAAACTGACCATACTGTTCATGTACAGCAACCAGCTCACGGGCAGCATTCCATCAAGCATTGCGATGCTCCCCAATCTCAGGGACATCAGGCTATTCGAAAACAAGCTCTCCGGTGAGCTCCCGCCAGAGCTTGGGAAGCACTCCCCGCTTGGAAACCTAGAGGTTTGCAACAACAACCTCTCCGGGCCGCTCCCGGAATGGCTTTGCGCCAACGGAAAGCTCTACGACCTCGACGTATTCAACAATCGCTTCTCTGGCGAGCTCCCAAAGAATCTGGATGACTGCGTCCTGCTAAACAACCTCATGCTTCACAATAACTGCTTCTCCGGGGAGTTCCCGGCGAAGATATGGTCATTATTTCCGAAGTTGACCACCGTGCTGATACGGGAAAATAATTTCACCGGGGTTTTGCCGGCCAAGATAGGTGAGAACATATCGCGGATTGATATCGGGAACAACATGTTCTCTGGGTCCTTGCCAACATCTGCAACCGGGCTGTACGAGTTCTATGCAGAGAACAACCTGCTCTCCGGCGAGCTACCATCCGACGTGAGCAAGTTTCCCAACCTTAGACGTTTGCTGTTGCGTGGCAACCAACTAACAGGTTTCATACCATGA